The Thermococcus henrietii genome segment CAGTGGCATTCTACATAGCGTGGAACATAGGCTCCAACGATTCAGCGAACGCCATGGGAACCGCGGTCGGCTCCGGGATACTGAGCTTTCGCCAGGCGACGCTCACGATAGCGATATTCGTGGTCCTCGGGGCTTACCTGAAGGGCTACAAGGTCATGAAGACCGTCGGAGAGGGTATAGTCCCGGAGGGCTTTCTCACGATGGAGATGGCATTGATAGCGCTTCTCGCCGCCGGAATCTGGGTCACGATAGCAACCGTGAGGGGCCTTCCAGTCTCCACGACCCAGTCGATAGTCGGTGGCGTTATAGGCGTCGGTCTCGCCATGAAGGCCCCGGTGAACTGGTTCACCCTCGGAAAGATAGCGGCCGCGTGGGTTATCTCGCCGATACTCTCGGGAATCCTCGCCGCGATACTCTACAAGTTCTACTCCAAGGTGATTTCGAAGATCAAGAGCGTCTCGACGATTGAAGCCCTCTACAAGGCCCTCGCGATTCTCGGTGGCTCGTACATGGCCTTCAACTTCGGAACCAACGAGGTCGCGAACGCCTCGGGCCCGATAGTCGGGGCGGGCTTCATGGAGCCCAAGACGGCGGGCGTTCTCGTCGCGATAAGCCTGGCCATCGGTTCCCTTACCTTCAGCTACGCGGTGATGCACACAGTTGGAAAGAAGATAACCGCCCTCGGCCCGATTTCAGCCTTCGCGGCCCAGTTCGGCTCGGCGATATCGGTCAGCCTCGCCAACTTCCTCGGACTGCCGGTCAGCTCAAGCCAGTCAATCGTCGGAGGCGTCGTCGGGGTCGGCCTCGTCGTCGGCCAGGGCGTTGACAGAAGGGTAATCAGGGACATACTCTTCGGCTGGGTCGCGACGCCTTTAACGGCCATCGTGATTTCCTTCGTTCTCGTCAAGCTCTTCAGCATCGCCGGGATGCTTTAGCCTCTCTATCTTTACCCCCATTCTCGTGAGCTCCTTCAGCATGCCTGTCTGGACGTAGGCCCTAATCCTCGTTACGTCGCCGTACTCAACCGACAGAACCTCACCAACCGAGCTCAGGAAGGCCATCACCGCCGGAACCCTAGAGGGGTCTTCAACGACTATCTCAAAGGCCCCGTACTTGGGGAGCTTGAGGAGGACCCGTTCGAGGAGAGAGTAGAGCTCATCAAGTTGCCTCTCCTTGGCCGAAACTTTCGCCACCCCCTCAATCGAGACCCCGAGGTTCTCGCTCAGCTCAGTCAAAAGCCTCGCCTTCTCCTCGGCATCTCCTCTCTCAATCAGGTCAACCTTGTTGAGGACAACGACCAATGGTTTGTCGAGGGCCTTGAGCTCGCGGAGAACGTTTACCGACGCCCGGAACTTCCTCGCTATCTCGCGCCAGGGCTCGCTCGAATCGAGGACGAGGAGGACTATGTCGGCCTTGACAATCTCCTCCAGCGTCGAGTGGAAGGCCTCAACTATGAAGGGAGGAAGGCCATCTATGAAACCGACAGTGTCTGTGACGAGAACCCTCTTGCTCCCGAGCTTGAAGCGCCTTGTGGTGGTGTCGAGGGTCGTGAACATCTGGTTCCTTGCCTCGACGCTCTCTCCAGCTAAGGCGTTAAGGAGCGTTGACTTTCCAGCGTTCGTGTATCCGGCAAGGGAGACGAGGATAAAGCCGACCTCCTCGCGCTTCTTCCTCCTGATTTCCCTCTCGGCCTTGACCCGCTCGAGTTCCTTCCTTATCTTGCCCATTCTGTACCTGATGTGCTTGAGGTACTGCTGGGTCTGGTACTCGCCCATTCCCTTGAAGCCCGCTCTATCGCCGAGCTTGATTCGCCTTATCGCTTCCTTCACGAGCGGAACCTCGTACTGGAGACTCGCGAGTTCCACCTGAAGTTTGGCCTCCTTTGAGTGGGCCCGCTTTTCGAAAATCTCAAGGACAAGCTGCCAGCGGTCGATAACCTCAACTCGAAGCTCTTTCCAGAGGCTGTAGGCCTGAGAAGGCGTTAAGCGGTTCGCAAAAACCACCTTGTCCGGTTTGAGCTCCCTGACGAGCTCCTTAAGCTCCTCCAGCTTCCCCTTTCCGATGTTGTAGCGCGGATGCTCCTCCCTGTTCTGCTCAAGAACAGCCAGAACCTCGTAACCGGCGCTCCTCAAGAGCTCCTCGAACTCCTCCCTGCTGAGCCTCTCCCTCCGCGAGTACCTTATGACGCCTACTGCCCTCATCGTCCACCCATCGGAGGGGCCCTTAATAACCTTTGGGCTAAGCTTAAATCCTAACGCACCGTAATATAGTGGGGGGAGACTATGCTGGGTTTAGCGCTTCTTGCCGTGCTAAAAGGTGGCGATATCATAGTTGACAAGGAAGGCCTTAGAAAAGATTTGCTCGCATGGCACCTCAAGGAGGTTCGGGCGCTGGTCGAGGAGTACGACAAGGTCTTCAAGGTTCTGCTCGAACTGTTGAACGACGAGAACCCCCACGTGCGTGCCAACGTGGTACAGGTGCTCATAGACATGCTCTCCGAGGGAAAGCTTGATGGTGAGAGGAAGAAGCTCGCGCTGGACGCGGTTCTTGGGCTCGTGAAGGACGACGATGAGCGGGTGGCGCTGAAGGCGCTGGAGTTCATAAACGCACTCCTCGAAACCGGCGAGCTCACCGACGAGGAGTACGAGAGGGTCACCGAGGCCCTGAAGGACGTGGTGAAGTCCGGAATGCCTGTCCTCGGTGAGTACGCGGCAGAGGGGCTTGGAAAGCTCGGCGCAAAGGTCGCGAAGATAGCGTACAAAATTATCCGCTGGCTGTTCTCTCTCATAGGGTCGAGCAAGAAGAGGGAGGTTCAGAGCGCGGCGATAACGGCCCTTACTGAAATGGCGATGAAGACCGACGATAGAAAGGTCCTGAACGAAGTTTTCGACGGGATAGCCGATTTACTTGCCCACCCCGACCCATACGTCGTTGAGAGGGCGCTGTACTCCATCGAGAGGATGCTCTCCCGCGAAAACGAGATAAGCACGAGGAACAAGCTGAAGGCAATAACTCGGATAAAGGAGCTTAAAGGAGATGTCAAGCTCGGCGTCAAGGCGTCCCAGGTCCTTGAGAAGCTCGAAAAAAGCGCGGTAACGAGTGAGGAAGCAATGGACGAGACCGAAGCCAAGAAGAGGCTCGAAATAAGCCAGTACAGCATAGACGACATCGAGAGGCTCTTAGACGCCGGAAAAACCGAGATAGTGGCGGAGATGGCAAAGCTCGACCCAGAGGTCATGGACAGGGTTCTCGGCATGCTGGAGAGCGACGACTACAGCAGGAGAATGGACGCGCTCTGGATTGTGGCAAGGCTGACGAGCCATCTGACACCGAGCGACGCCTACAGGATTCTTCCGGTTCTCGGGGACTTCCTGAAGAGCAAGAACCCCTGGGCAAGGGAAACGGCGGCAAAAGTCCTAGCGGACATCTACGCCCTCTACCCTGGAACGTCCAAGTTCTTCAGCAGTTTACTAGACACACTCCTCAAGTCTGGTAATGAGAGGGACATCGAGGGAGCCCTCGAGCTCATGGCAAGGCTAACGGACAGGCTTCCTTCAAGGGAGATGCTCTCGGGTATGCTCAAGCTCGTTCTAAAACTGCTTGAGGATGAGAGAACGAGGGGAATAACCCTCCGCGTGATTGCGAGGGAAGCTCAAAAGCTCCTCGACCTCGACACGGAGGACCTCTTCGCGCTGGAGGACAAGCTGAAGGAGCTCTACGGAAAGGACGGGGGCAAGTACGACCAGATAATAGCCGGGCTGATAGACGTTATAGACGACATCCTAAAGATGCGCAGGCAGGGAATCGTGGTAAACGAGTAGTTGGGAACGTTTCGTTCAAGAAAGCCTTTAAGATTTTTCCTCCCAACAAATAACGGTGATTCCCATGGAGAACACAGAGGTTGAGGTCAAGCTTAAGGAGATTGAGGAGCTCCTCGACAGGCTCGGGAAGGAGCACCCAAAGGAGATTGCCGCGTTCTCAAGGTTCCTCCGCGAGACCCTTGACAACAAGGCCCTTACAACCAGGGAAAAAGAGCTCATAGCTCTCGCCCTCGGTATTGCCCAGGGCTGTGAGTGGTGCATCTACCTCCACACCCAGAAGGCTTTGGAGGCGGGAGCGAAGCCGGAGGAGCTCATCGAGGCCGGCCTCGTCGCGGTGCTGATGGCCGGAGGACCGGCGTTAATGCACCTCATACCGCTCATGAAGGCAATAGAGAAGTTCAAGAAGGAGTGATTACCCAACCAGCCTTCAAGCCATCGAAACCTTTAAATATTCTTTCGTTTAGTAAGAGCCTCGGAGGAACTACCGTAAAACAACCCCGAGGAGACGAGGGGTTTCATGTTACCTTTCACCATCGGAGGATTGACGCCGTAAGGCGTCCTTTCAATGACTGCCCGTTGTGGCAGTCAAAAACTCTAAGTGGTGGCCTCAGAAACCATAACCCCAATCCGCTTTGCGGTGAGGGGTAATGGGCCGAAGACCCGGCCCGCGGGCTGAACCGAAAGGGGCAACCTAAGTAGGCGATGGGCCCGCAAACCGAACCGCCAACCGGCGGAGAGGAGGTCAGTCCCCGCTCAGCTTGAGGATTGCCTCCGCTATGTCCCCTTTCGTTTCTTTCAGCGCTTTAAGCGCGGTTTCCCTGTCAACGCCGGCCTGCTCCATGACGAGCTCGATGTCCTCCTCTGGAATCTCTATGACCTCCCTTACTTCCTCGCTCCCGGGGACAATCTGGTAGGTCTTCTCGCCCTGGACGACCATGACGGTAACGACGGGGTCCTTAAGGACGATTTCTTTGCCCTCAAGCTTAAGAACGACCTCCTTAACGCCCTCCATCTCCTCCATCTTTATTCCGAACTGGCGCATGAGCTTCTTCATCTGCCTGGGGTTCATTCCCATCATCTCAACCACCGGCTAAGGTTCGTTGCGACTCTTAAAAAGGTTGGCAGGGCAACGTTTAATTAGAAGTTCCACCAAGGAAACGCCGGCGAGTTAAGGTGGCCCCCGCTCCACTTCCCGATGGCTCCTCACCACCGTCCGGCCTGAGCTGGACAAAGGTCGTTCTGATGTTCGTGGTCGCGGTGATTTCCGGGGTTCTGATATACTTCGCGGGCGACCTGATGGAGCGCTACGCCCAGCGGAAAGAGGAGGAAATTAAGGAGGAACTGAAGGAGCTCGAAGACTCTGGAGACGTTTACTGACCCCTGAAGGCCAGCTTGAGGAGTGGTGGGGTAACCAGAGTGCTCAGGAATATCATTAGGACTATCACGAGGTAGGCATCGCTCCCGACTATGCCGGCCTTCATCGCTATCGCCAGCATCGCGAGCTCGACACCCATTCTCGGAATCATTCCAACGCCGACGCGCAGGGCTTCCCTCGGGCTCATACCACCGATTAGCGCCCCGATTCCACAGCCGATTACCTTGCTCACTATCGCCACAAGGCTGAAGAGAATGGCAAAGAGCCCAGCACTCTTGAGGTCTTTAACCGGTATGTTCATGCCGACGTCGACGAAGAACAGCGGGACGAAGACGGAGTGGGCTATTATCCTGGAGTGCTCGAAAATCGGCTTCCTGAACTCGGTTTCGCTCAGCGCGAGGCCGAGTAGATATGCACCCAGGATAGAGGCGAGGTTCATGTGCTCCGCAAGGTAGGCGAAGGCGAAGAGGGCGGCCATTGAGAGGGTAACCGTCGAATCGGCGAATCCTATCCTCACGACCTTCCTGAGGGCGTAGTCGAGAACCCTCGGCATCGCGAAGACCATCAGGGCTATGAAGATGCCAACCTTGGCGAGGATTTCAACGAGACTGACGACGCTGACGCCCCCGGAGACGAGGGACGATATGACGACCGTCAGAACGATTATGCCGAGTATGTCGTCAACTATCGCCGCGGTGAGGATTGTAGTCCCCTCACGGCTCTTCAGCCGATCCATCTCCATCAGAACCCTGACGGTTAAGCTGACGCTCGTTGGAGTCGTCAGCGCGCCGTAGAGGAGGGCCTGGTCAAAGCCCTTGAAGGGGTAAGCGATACCAAAGCCCATTGCGAAGGCCACAACGACACCGACGAAAGCGACGGAAAAACCACTCTTACCGGCGCTCTTGAGCTCTTCAACGCTACTCTCAAGGCCCGCCAGGAAGAGAAGCATCAGGACGCCTATCATGGATATGTCCTTCACTTCCTCCGTCGGCGGGAACGCCAACCCGAGGAGGATTCCTCCGACTATCTGACCGAGAACCACGGGCTGTCCAATCCTCGAGAACAGCCAGCCGAATGTTTCCGCCGTTAAGAGCATGAGCGCGAGGTAGAGGATTAGCTCAATCAACTTCCCTCACCGCGCGAAGACCCTGAGCAAGCGTATGACGCTCTGAGCCGAGAAGGTTCCAACGACCTTCTTCCTCTCAACCACCGGGAACTGCCTCACGCCGGTTTCGAGCATCATACTTAGGGCGTAGCCAAGCGTATCGCCCGGGGAGAGCGTTATCGGCCGGGTGTTCATTATCTCCTTTACCGGCCTGTCCCAGTCGAAGTGGGCCTCCCTGAGGGCGTCGAGGCCAACGAGAACGTAATCGGACGGCGGAAGGAGTAGGTTTATTATCTCGTCAACGGAGATGAAGCCAAGCAGTTTCCCAGATTCGTCGGTTACGACGGCGCAGGTTCTGTGCTCGAGCCCCTTGATTAGGTCCTCGACCCTGTCGTCCGGGCTCAGGCGGAGGAACTTCTCCTCCATCGCGAGCCTTATCGGCATCTTGGAGAGCTTCGCTATGTTCAGCTTCGGCTTTTCCTCGTCCAAGGCAATCCCCGAAGAAAAGGTAGGGAGGGAGAGCTTAAAAGGTTAATTCTCAGGGAAGTGCGAGGTCTCCTCGTTGGCCTTAAGGATTCTCTGCCTGTACTCCCCGTACTTTTTCCTCGCTTCTTCTGCCTTCTCTGTCTCACCGAGGTACTCGTAGGCCTCTGCAACGTGCTTCCACCACATCGGGTCCTCCTCCGCCTCCTTGAGGCAGTACTCGAGGAACTTCTGGTAAGCCTCGCGGGCCAGCTCCTCTCTGCCGAGCTTCCTCGCTATGTTGCCGACGTCCTCCCAGAATACGCCCTCCTCCTGAGCCTCCTTGGTGTAGTACTCAAGGGCCTTCTCCCAGGCTTCCCTAGCCTTCTCCTCGTTTCCGAGCTCCTCGTAGAGCTTCGCCACGTCCTCCCAGAACCAGGGCTCCTCCTCAGCGTACTTTTCAAGCGCCTTGGCGGCCCTCTCCATGTTTCCAGCCTTCTTCCAGTACTCGTGAGCCTCCTTCAGGTAGTAGGTGTCCTTCTCTTTCTCGTAGAGCTTTTCATAGAGCTCAGCTGCCTTCTCGTACTTCCCGGCCTTCTCGTAGGCCCACGCCGCGCTCTCAAGCCAGCCGAGCTTCAGGTACATCTCAGCCGCTTTCTCGTAGTTTCCGGTCTTCTCGTACTTCCTCGCGGCCTGCTTGTAGCGTCCCATCCTCTCAAGCTTTTCAGCCGAGCGGAAGCGGTCTGCTATGCTCAAATCGGGCTCGCTTATGTACCAGATTCCAAAGGCGAAGAGCAGGATGAAGAAAGCTATTATAGCACCGACGATTTTGAGGTTCTGCCATGTGAGCACGAGATAGGAGCCGTAGCCCGCTATCGCCGTCAGGACTGCCAGAACTGCACCATACTTCCAGCTCTCGGCATAGAGGGTCAGCGCCGTGAAGAAGAGCAGCGCGAGCGTGAAACCGACGAAGCCTATCGCGAGGACCACTTGCACCAGCTTCCAGAAGCCCCATTCGTAGACTATGAAGCCGGCTACCGCCAAAACAGCAATGAGGAAGCCGGTTATGTAGGCTTTCAGCTTGTCCATTCTTTCACCCCCTCAAGTTCGAGCAGGAACTTCTTTTCTTCAATCCCAGAGCTGTAGTAGCCTATGCCGTCGCTCGCTACAACTCGGTGGCAGGGAACGATTATAGGGTAAGGGTTCCTTTTCATCGCCCCGCCGACGGCTCTCGGCGACGTTCCCAGGGCTTTTGCAAGGCTACCGTAGGTTATGACGGCTCCTCTTTTAACGTTTTTCGTGAGCCACTCGTAAACGCGTCTCTCAAAGGGCGTTACACCCCCGAAGGAGAGCTCGAGCAGGGCTTTCTCGTTATCGAGCTCCCCAATCATAACGCGATAAACGAGCTCGGTGTAATTGCTCGGCTGGACATCGAGTGAAACGCCAACGTTTCTCCTCCGCAGGAACTCGGCGAGATTTCTGATTCTCTCCAAAAGCTCACCCCTCGTGAAGGCGAAGCTGATTCCCTGAATCCTCCCGTGAAAGATTACCCCAATCCAGACGTCCCGGCCGTTGACCCTAAACCTCTCCACCGCGAGCATTCAGCATTCCTCCAGCCTCTTAACGGCCCTTCTCAGCGGGCCTATGAGGGTGTGCACCTCCCTCCCGTAGAGGAAAGCCTTACCGATTGCCTTCCTGAACACCTTAACGAAGACAGCTCGCCTCTCCTCGTCCTTGGGGTAGTTGAGGACGTTTAAAAGCTCGGCCCACACTCTGACGAGCGCCTCCTTTTCATCTCTCGTCGCAGGTTTTAGGGCTTCGACAGATGGTTCGGGAGTGGTCTTTGAAAGCTCGTAGAGTATAACCGCTACCGCCTGAGCTAAGTTCATAACGGGATAATCCTCGCTCGTCGGAATCGTGACGATTATGTCGAGCCTCTCAAGCTCCTCGTTCTTAAGCCCTATGCTCTCCCGGCCGAAGAACAGGCCGACCTCACCGGGGTAGTCCTTCAGGGTTTCCCTCAGCTCCCAGGGATAAAGCGGTGCACGGTAGGGTATGAACCTCTTTCCCGGCTTCCCAGTTGTCCCGACGGCCAAATCGAATAGCTCTAAGGCTTCCTCAAAGGTATCCACTATGACCGCGTTTTCAAGGACGTCCCCCGCGTGGACGGCATAAGCGTAGCTCTCCTCGGTCAGGTTCGGGTTCACGAGGACTAACCGTGAGAAGCCGAAGTTCTTCATCGTCCTGGCAATCATACCTATGTTCGCCGGCCCCTCAGGTTCGACGAGAACTAGGCTTATCATCGGTATGCATTTAAGGGGGACTCTTTAAACGCTTGCGGTGGGAGCATGGAGTGGATTCCTTACCTGTACCTTTCGCTCATCGTTCCGGCGGTGAAGAAAAAGGCCAGACCCTTCTCAGCCGGCGCAGTTCTCGCCTTCGCGCTGACCTACCCGCTCGGAGCGGAAAGGTACGCGCTAATGGCTCTTTCGGTCCTCATTCTTGCCCTCGGTTACCCCTACGAGAATCAGCCGGTGAAGTTCTGGGAGCGCTTCGTCAACGCGGTAATCGGGGGGACGGGTCTTGCCATAGCCCTCGGCCTCTACAACCTCGGGAGCATAGAGGCAGTTCTCGGGGTTGCCGTCCCGTTCCTTCTCCTGAGGAACAGGGTTATCTCTTCCTTCGGGCTCCTCCCGGCGTCGGCGCTCTACCTAATCGGGGCTTACCAGGTTTCCGAGAAAGTTAAGCTGGCCCTCTTCGCGCTGGTTTACGTTTACTCGCTCAACCACCTGAGAAAGCTCCTGAGGTGAGAGGATGAGGATTTACGTGCTCGGAGCTGGAAGCATAGGCTCCCTTCTCGGCGCGCTCCTGGCGAAGGCCGGAAACGACGTCCTTCTCATAGGACGAGAGGAGCAGGTTAAAGCCGTAAACGAGAACGGACTGAAGGTTACCGGAATAGAGGAGTTCGAGGTGAAGGTCAGGGCTTCCCTCCACGCGCCGGACGAGCCTCCGGACCTGCTCCTCCTGACAACGAAGTCCTACTCAACGAAGACCGCCTTAGAGTGCGCGAGGAACTGCATAGGGCCGGAGACGTGGGTTCTGAGCGTCCAGAACGGCCTCGGAAACGAGGAGCTGGCGCTGAAGGTTACACCCAACGTCATCGGGGGGACAACGACCAACGGCGCAATGCTCGTGGACTGGGGCGTCGTCAGGTGGACTGGGAAGGGAATAACCGTCATCGGGAAGTACCCAACGGGAAAGGCTGAGTTCGTCGAGGAAGTCGCGAGGGTCTTCAACGAGGCAGGAATAGAGACGAGCGTAACCGAGAACGCAATCGGCTGGAAGTGGGCGAAGGCGATAGTTAACTCCGTCATAAACGGGCTTGGAACGGTTCTGGAGGTTAAGAACGGGGCCTTGCGCGACATCCCAGAACTTGAGGGAATCTCGATAGAGATAGCGCGGGAGGGCTGTATAGTTGCACAGCAACTCGGCATCGAGTTCGAAATTCACCCCCTCGAACTGCTCTGGGACACGATAGAGAGAACGCGGGAGAACTACAACTCGACGCTCCAAGACATAATGCGGGGCAGGAGAACCGAGGTGGACTATATTCACGGCAAAATCGTTGAATATGCTCACTCCGTCGGCCTTGAGGCTCCGAGGAACGAACTCCTATGGGCACTCATCAAGGGGAAGGAAAACCTAAATAGGGGTAGCGGCAAAGTTTGAAACGGGGGTGTAAAGATGGCCATCTTCGGCGGTAAGGAGAGCAACGTTTTTGACGCCATAAACAGGCATCTCAACGTCGTTTACGAAACCGTCAAGGCCTTTGAGAGGCTCATCGAGGCTTACCTAGACGGTGATTTAGACGGTGCAAAGGACCTTGAGGAGAGGGTAACCCTGCTCGAGAGCGAGGCCGACAAGCTCAGGAGGAACATCGAGCTCATGCTCTACGAGGGGGCCTTTCTGCCCGCTAGCAGGGGAGACTACGTAAGGCTGAGTGAGCTGGTAGACCAGGTGGCGGACGCGGCAGAGAGCGCTGCTCACACTCTGATTCTCGCCAAGCCGAGGGTTCCCGAGGAGCTCAAAGAGGAGATAATGGCCCTCGTGAAGGAGGCAGTGAAAACCTACGAGAGGCTCATGGAGGCGGTAAAGGCCCTCAACGAGGACGTTGACAGGGCTTTGGAGCTCTCAA includes the following:
- a CDS encoding carboxymuconolactone decarboxylase family protein; translation: MENTEVEVKLKEIEELLDRLGKEHPKEIAAFSRFLRETLDNKALTTREKELIALALGIAQGCEWCIYLHTQKALEAGAKPEELIEAGLVAVLMAGGPALMHLIPLMKAIEKFKKE
- a CDS encoding RNA methyltransferase, whose amino-acid sequence is MISLVLVEPEGPANIGMIARTMKNFGFSRLVLVNPNLTEESYAYAVHAGDVLENAVIVDTFEEALELFDLAVGTTGKPGKRFIPYRAPLYPWELRETLKDYPGEVGLFFGRESIGLKNEELERLDIIVTIPTSEDYPVMNLAQAVAVILYELSKTTPEPSVEALKPATRDEKEALVRVWAELLNVLNYPKDEERRAVFVKVFRKAIGKAFLYGREVHTLIGPLRRAVKRLEEC
- a CDS encoding TIGR00153 family protein, encoding MAIFGGKESNVFDAINRHLNVVYETVKAFERLIEAYLDGDLDGAKDLEERVTLLESEADKLRRNIELMLYEGAFLPASRGDYVRLSELVDQVADAAESAAHTLILAKPRVPEELKEEIMALVKEAVKTYERLMEAVKALNEDVDRALELSKETEDLEENADKVEYKLKAMVFDSETITTYAKLIWNQVLTKVGDIADRAEDASDQVMLMAIKRRG
- a CDS encoding CBS domain-containing protein; this translates as MDEEKPKLNIAKLSKMPIRLAMEEKFLRLSPDDRVEDLIKGLEHRTCAVVTDESGKLLGFISVDEIINLLLPPSDYVLVGLDALREAHFDWDRPVKEIMNTRPITLSPGDTLGYALSMMLETGVRQFPVVERKKVVGTFSAQSVIRLLRVFAR
- a CDS encoding tetratricopeptide repeat protein; translation: MDKLKAYITGFLIAVLAVAGFIVYEWGFWKLVQVVLAIGFVGFTLALLFFTALTLYAESWKYGAVLAVLTAIAGYGSYLVLTWQNLKIVGAIIAFFILLFAFGIWYISEPDLSIADRFRSAEKLERMGRYKQAARKYEKTGNYEKAAEMYLKLGWLESAAWAYEKAGKYEKAAELYEKLYEKEKDTYYLKEAHEYWKKAGNMERAAKALEKYAEEEPWFWEDVAKLYEELGNEEKAREAWEKALEYYTKEAQEEGVFWEDVGNIARKLGREELAREAYQKFLEYCLKEAEEDPMWWKHVAEAYEYLGETEKAEEARKKYGEYRQRILKANEETSHFPEN
- a CDS encoding 2-dehydropantoate 2-reductase, with product MRIYVLGAGSIGSLLGALLAKAGNDVLLIGREEQVKAVNENGLKVTGIEEFEVKVRASLHAPDEPPDLLLLTTKSYSTKTALECARNCIGPETWVLSVQNGLGNEELALKVTPNVIGGTTTNGAMLVDWGVVRWTGKGITVIGKYPTGKAEFVEEVARVFNEAGIETSVTENAIGWKWAKAIVNSVINGLGTVLEVKNGALRDIPELEGISIEIAREGCIVAQQLGIEFEIHPLELLWDTIERTRENYNSTLQDIMRGRRTEVDYIHGKIVEYAHSVGLEAPRNELLWALIKGKENLNRGSGKV
- a CDS encoding inorganic phosphate transporter, whose protein sequence is MEGLAIAILAVAFYIAWNIGSNDSANAMGTAVGSGILSFRQATLTIAIFVVLGAYLKGYKVMKTVGEGIVPEGFLTMEMALIALLAAGIWVTIATVRGLPVSTTQSIVGGVIGVGLAMKAPVNWFTLGKIAAAWVISPILSGILAAILYKFYSKVISKIKSVSTIEALYKALAILGGSYMAFNFGTNEVANASGPIVGAGFMEPKTAGVLVAISLAIGSLTFSYAVMHTVGKKITALGPISAFAAQFGSAISVSLANFLGLPVSSSQSIVGGVVGVGLVVGQGVDRRVIRDILFGWVATPLTAIVISFVLVKLFSIAGML
- a CDS encoding cation:proton antiporter → MIELILYLALMLLTAETFGWLFSRIGQPVVLGQIVGGILLGLAFPPTEEVKDISMIGVLMLLFLAGLESSVEELKSAGKSGFSVAFVGVVVAFAMGFGIAYPFKGFDQALLYGALTTPTSVSLTVRVLMEMDRLKSREGTTILTAAIVDDILGIIVLTVVISSLVSGGVSVVSLVEILAKVGIFIALMVFAMPRVLDYALRKVVRIGFADSTVTLSMAALFAFAYLAEHMNLASILGAYLLGLALSETEFRKPIFEHSRIIAHSVFVPLFFVDVGMNIPVKDLKSAGLFAILFSLVAIVSKVIGCGIGALIGGMSPREALRVGVGMIPRMGVELAMLAIAMKAGIVGSDAYLVIVLMIFLSTLVTPPLLKLAFRGQ
- a CDS encoding nascent polypeptide-associated complex protein; the protein is MMGMNPRQMKKLMRQFGIKMEEMEGVKEVVLKLEGKEIVLKDPVVTVMVVQGEKTYQIVPGSEEVREVIEIPEEDIELVMEQAGVDRETALKALKETKGDIAEAILKLSGD
- the otg gene encoding methylated-DNA--protein-cysteine methyltransferase gives rise to the protein MLAVERFRVNGRDVWIGVIFHGRIQGISFAFTRGELLERIRNLAEFLRRRNVGVSLDVQPSNYTELVYRVMIGELDNEKALLELSFGGVTPFERRVYEWLTKNVKRGAVITYGSLAKALGTSPRAVGGAMKRNPYPIIVPCHRVVASDGIGYYSSGIEEKKFLLELEGVKEWTS
- the hflX gene encoding GTPase HflX produces the protein MRAVGVIRYSRRERLSREEFEELLRSAGYEVLAVLEQNREEHPRYNIGKGKLEELKELVRELKPDKVVFANRLTPSQAYSLWKELRVEVIDRWQLVLEIFEKRAHSKEAKLQVELASLQYEVPLVKEAIRRIKLGDRAGFKGMGEYQTQQYLKHIRYRMGKIRKELERVKAEREIRRKKREEVGFILVSLAGYTNAGKSTLLNALAGESVEARNQMFTTLDTTTRRFKLGSKRVLVTDTVGFIDGLPPFIVEAFHSTLEEIVKADIVLLVLDSSEPWREIARKFRASVNVLRELKALDKPLVVVLNKVDLIERGDAEEKARLLTELSENLGVSIEGVAKVSAKERQLDELYSLLERVLLKLPKYGAFEIVVEDPSRVPAVMAFLSSVGEVLSVEYGDVTRIRAYVQTGMLKELTRMGVKIERLKHPGDAEELDENEGNHDGR
- a CDS encoding HEAT repeat domain-containing protein, whose amino-acid sequence is MLGLALLAVLKGGDIIVDKEGLRKDLLAWHLKEVRALVEEYDKVFKVLLELLNDENPHVRANVVQVLIDMLSEGKLDGERKKLALDAVLGLVKDDDERVALKALEFINALLETGELTDEEYERVTEALKDVVKSGMPVLGEYAAEGLGKLGAKVAKIAYKIIRWLFSLIGSSKKREVQSAAITALTEMAMKTDDRKVLNEVFDGIADLLAHPDPYVVERALYSIERMLSRENEISTRNKLKAITRIKELKGDVKLGVKASQVLEKLEKSAVTSEEAMDETEAKKRLEISQYSIDDIERLLDAGKTEIVAEMAKLDPEVMDRVLGMLESDDYSRRMDALWIVARLTSHLTPSDAYRILPVLGDFLKSKNPWARETAAKVLADIYALYPGTSKFFSSLLDTLLKSGNERDIEGALELMARLTDRLPSREMLSGMLKLVLKLLEDERTRGITLRVIAREAQKLLDLDTEDLFALEDKLKELYGKDGGKYDQIIAGLIDVIDDILKMRRQGIVVNE